The DNA segment AGCTAGTAGCTGTATATAAATGCGAATGAATATCTATGAAACCCGGTGATACTATATATCCTTCTGCATCAAAATATTTTGCTCCATCAATTAAAATTTCTTTATCTAATATTTTTTTAATTTTGCCATTCTCAATATATATGTTTCTTTTCTCATATTTGTAACCACTATCAATGTCTAATATAGTAGCGTTTTTTATAATTAATTTTTCCTTCACTATAACTCATCCCCTATATTAAATATCTCATTATTGCAATTATTTCACTATCTGGTATTATCAAATTATATTTACTTGCTATTTTTTCAAGGTGCTTTTTTACTATATTGAATATATCCAAATTATCTTCTTTATACTTATTGATATTCAATTCTTCATTATAAGATTTACGTTCCCATCTAGGAATTGCCATTATTATATGAATTACAATACCCAATACATTTGAAAAATTATTAACACTATTAATATCAATAATCTCCTGTATCATAACTCCTAAATCCGCTATTATCATAGCTATTTTTTGTGAATACTCCTCTAATGCTTCATTATATATAAAATTCTTATTATACATTCCTATGAAAAATCCAAAAAAATTGTTTAATTCTTGTTCGAGTTTAATTTTTTTATCTGATTCATCTACATATTTATCTAAAATATTCATTAAAGAGCTTACTATATATTTTTCATCTTTGATTTCTTCATAATTTTCTTCATTTTCAAAATTACTTTGAGTTATAAAGCTTTTTATTTTACTTAATTCTCTATTAGTAATAAGTGGGCTGACTTTAATTACCGGTCTTTTTAATCTTTTTAAACTTACTGTACTTATTATAAAATCAATATCTTCTAATAATTGATCATTATCCTCTATATCAAACATAGACACTATACCTTTAATTTGTATATCTGATATTGTATTTTTAATTCTCGATGATAATATTTTTGCTGAACCTTTTCCAGTTGTGCAAACAACTAAAATCTTCTTTTTTTCTATTTGCTTTGAAATTTCTGAACATGCTCCTAAATAAAGTGTAATATAGCCTGCTTCACTTTCATCTAAGGTTACGTTTTCATATTTCTCAAAAATAGATATCATTTCTTTAGCAATTTGAAAATGCTTTGAATATTTAATTTTAATTTGATCAAGTAGTGGATTTTCATCTATAACCCCAAGTCTACGTTTTTTTAATGTTAACTGAATATGAGAATATAAATCATTTTCTAATTTTGTCAATGAACTACTTTCCAATTTCATTTTCTTTCTTGCAAAGTCAATCATTCTCCTAATACTATTTATTAAGCTTTTATCAGTATTATATATACTATCATCATTAAAAAAATTAAGTCTCATATTAGCGGATATTAAATGTATTGTAATATTTACTATTTCCGCCTCAGGTATAACTATTTCATAAATTTTTGAAAGTTCTTCAGCTATTTTTTGCGCTATTAAAAATTCTTTATTCTTTTTAACAAGCTCTTTTTTATTTTTAGATAAGACAATTTTTTGACCTTTAATAAGCCTATCCATTGCAATAGCTAAATGCACTATTAATGATGCATAAGAACTATCAGGCATCCAAAAATCATATTCCTTTTTACTATTCTTAATTGCCTTTTTTATATCTACTATACTTATTGTCACTGACAGATTATTAAGTGTATCTATGGTTATGTTTTGATGTTTATTGTATGCTGTACTTAATAAATCTAGCATGTCATGGTTATTGGTAGCTTTTATTAAAATATCGCTTAACAATCTTCTGATATTTTGTTCTTCACCACTTATGCTGTGACCAATTCTTGGTTTACTTATTAAAGCTATATTATACTTTTCTAGGTATACCTTGATGCTTTTTAAATCCTTGATTATAGTGCTTTTACTTACTTTTAAACAATTTGCAAGATATTCAATGGTTATAGGTTTTTCTGTCTTAAAAAACTCTATTAAAATATAATTAATTCTCTTATCTTTACTAAGTAATACATAGTAATTATTACTACCTTGTAAATAACTCAATGTTTCTTCTTTCAAGTTATTATCAATATCTAACCAAATACCTATCTTGCTTTTCTGATTAAGTTTTATGTTTTTTTGTTTTAGCCAGTATTTAATATCTTCAAGATCATATCTAACTGTTCTAGCGCTGATATTGAACTTTTTCGCTAAATCTTTAATCAGAATAGGTGTATTGTTATTGATAATATTTAATAATATAGCCTTTTGTCTTTGGGTTAGTAGTAACACAATAAAATCTCCTTTACAAATTACGCGATATATATACTATTATGTTATTTGATGTAGTTTATTGTATGATTCCCTTGATTTAATTATACATAAAGAAAAGCTATTAAAAAATGACATGTTCTTTCATAAAAATAATTGCAAAAGTACATGATTAAAAAAGAGCATATATAAAGGGATGTTTCAAAATTCATGCATTCTGAAGCATCCCTTTATATTACTTAACCCTATTAACTTTAAACCTAAATATATTTGAATTAAAATAATCGTCTGAATATATTATTGGCTTACCTTCTTTGTTATAATGTATTTGCTTTAATAATAAAAACATATGATTTTTATCAATATCAAGCTTGTCTAGCATTTCTTTTGTAGGTGTAGTAGGTAATATTTCTGTTATAGCATATTCAATTTCAATATTATAGTTATTTTTAAGGTAATTAAACATACTAAATTTAGATTTATTGTCTAATTCCTCATATGTTATTTCTTTTATTATATTTGTTGGTATTGAATCTACACAAAATACTGCTACTTTGTCACAAGCATTTATTATTCTTTTAAATGTAATTACATTAACATCAGGCGTTATTTTTAACTGCTTTATCATATCATCAGTAGGAGCATTAACACTAATATCTAGCCAAACTACATCAGGTTCATTTCCAAAACTTCTAATTATTTCGCTAATACTCTCTAGCTTTTCTAAGCCGCTTTCTATTTGTATCTGTTTTTTATTTACAAATGTACCTTTACCGTGAATTTTAGTTACATATTTTTCCTGTTGCAATAGTGCTAAAGCTTCTCTTACTGTATACCTGCTTACTCCTAGCATTTCTTGTAATTTTTGCTCAGAAGGAAGTTTTTGACCTGATCTCAATTCATGTATTTTGATATATTCGAGAATCTTTTCTTTTGCTTTTTGACTTAAAATTACTGATTCATTTTTAATTTTCATAGGCATCCCCCTAAGACATAAGATGTCTGATATCTTTTGATATGTTTATATCTTTATTTATAACAAATCTAGAACAAGACATCTTTAAGATATTCCACAATTTTCGCTCCTATTAGTATACCTACTATACCTGCAACTCCTGCTACTGTGGGAGGTGCTGGAATTGGCAGCTTTACAGCTGTAAATATCATTCCGGTAACAATTCCAGTAATTAGAGCTAAAACAACTAATTTCACATTATGACCTCCTATTCATGCATATATAAATTGCACATTAAACTACATATACTAGAACTTTGTGTTTAGTTTCTTTTTAAATAATAGCTTCATATTTTCAATCATTCAAACAAACTATAATGAAAGACTAATTTCTTATCTTTATAACATTGGAGGCAATTACGTAGTAATCGCAACACACCGTTTCAACATGGCGGGTGATATGCACGCCACTTATTAAATCCAATCGGTACCCGCCAACTATGGAAATTGGGGACATCTTGCGCCTTGTTATATGTTTGAAAGAGCATTTTCTAAGTCTTTAATTATATCTTCTGAATCTTCTAATCCAACTGATATTCTTATCATGCTTTCTGTTAACCCAAATTTAACGAGTTCTTCCTTAGGATAACCACTATGAGTCATAGCAGCAGGTAATTCAATAAGCGTTTCACAATCACCTAAACTAACAGCTAATTTTATAAGCTTAACATTATCAACAACTCTTATAGCTGTTTCCAAATCTCCATCTATTTCGAAGCTTATCATTGCTCCATATCCTCGCATTTGAGATTTTGCTACTTCATGACCTTCAAATTCTTCTAAACC comes from the Abyssisolibacter fermentans genome and includes:
- a CDS encoding GntR family transcriptional regulator, with the protein product MKIKNESVILSQKAKEKILEYIKIHELRSGQKLPSEQKLQEMLGVSRYTVREALALLQQEKYVTKIHGKGTFVNKKQIQIESGLEKLESISEIIRSFGNEPDVVWLDISVNAPTDDMIKQLKITPDVNVITFKRIINACDKVAVFCVDSIPTNIIKEITYEELDNKSKFSMFNYLKNNYNIEIEYAITEILPTTPTKEMLDKLDIDKNHMFLLLKQIHYNKEGKPIIYSDDYFNSNIFRFKVNRVK
- a CDS encoding BglG family transcription antiterminator, coding for MLLLTQRQKAILLNIINNNTPILIKDLAKKFNISARTVRYDLEDIKYWLKQKNIKLNQKSKIGIWLDIDNNLKEETLSYLQGSNNYYVLLSKDKRINYILIEFFKTEKPITIEYLANCLKVSKSTIIKDLKSIKVYLEKYNIALISKPRIGHSISGEEQNIRRLLSDILIKATNNHDMLDLLSTAYNKHQNITIDTLNNLSVTISIVDIKKAIKNSKKEYDFWMPDSSYASLIVHLAIAMDRLIKGQKIVLSKNKKELVKKNKEFLIAQKIAEELSKIYEIVIPEAEIVNITIHLISANMRLNFFNDDSIYNTDKSLINSIRRMIDFARKKMKLESSSLTKLENDLYSHIQLTLKKRRLGVIDENPLLDQIKIKYSKHFQIAKEMISIFEKYENVTLDESEAGYITLYLGACSEISKQIEKKKILVVCTTGKGSAKILSSRIKNTISDIQIKGIVSMFDIEDNDQLLEDIDFIISTVSLKRLKRPVIKVSPLITNRELSKIKSFITQSNFENEENYEEIKDEKYIVSSLMNILDKYVDESDKKIKLEQELNNFFGFFIGMYNKNFIYNEALEEYSQKIAMIIADLGVMIQEIIDINSVNNFSNVLGIVIHIIMAIPRWERKSYNEELNINKYKEDNLDIFNIVKKHLEKIASKYNLIIPDSEIIAIMRYLI
- a CDS encoding XapX domain-containing protein; the encoded protein is MKLVVLALITGIVTGMIFTAVKLPIPAPPTVAGVAGIVGILIGAKIVEYLKDVLF